The genome window CCACgatgttgtgtttctgtattgGTCAGTGTACAATTATATTTTACGAGCTGAACAAAGCATTAAGAGTCAAGAATTTAAAAGGAAGAGAAAGCTCTGAATGAATTAACAACGCTGGACAGTTATGTGCTCTTCATGTGTATTTTGCAATGAAAAGCCTGAGGTTGTTTTTGATACAAATACAATACCTGACTTTCACTAGAGATACCACATTATACAATTATTTGACACCGTTCTCTGgaatatgaacatgtttttctacagaatcacttttttttccattctaaATCCAAGCAGCCATAACTTATAACCATAACCAACTTAtagagtaaataaaataaatatagacTCAATATAAACTcaaagaataaaatacagacCCACATTGTCAAAATTACTGAAATTGTCTGATCAGAGGTAAAGAATAATACAAATCTGAGCAAGTATCTGACGCCAGCCTTCAGTCACTGACAGCTTCCAATACCggacacatatatacacatattttGTTTGGTGTCAAAAAGAGACTCAGTCAAACATTGCATCAAGATATAAACAGACATACATTTAGCTATATTTTGGCCATCTCTTCCAGCTCTAAAGACACTCCAAGACTGACAGTCACTTGTTTAATGCTGACAGGAGGTCTCCCCACACACTCAGACCTCTGACATCAAAGTCTCCGTCAGAAATTTTCAAGGCATTTAGCTCATTTTCTACATCCTCCCTCATAGAGGGACAGGCCTCAAACAAGTTCAGAAAGTGCTCAGTCAGTTCCTGGAAGGATACTGTTCGGTTTGTGCTCGTTTGTACCCATTCGGCTTCACTTATGTTATATTCCATTTCAGAGGCCCACTTTTTCAGCACATCACAGTATGCATTTCTAAATTTCAGGTGTTCTTTGGCCAGGTCTGTAAGAAGTGTAGGAGGCAGTGCACAAcacatgtgctgcagctcactgtgttttttctgcagccAGTCCAAGAGAAAATCCTGTGAAGCTGTTTGTGCAGCTGAGTTCTTCGttgtcagcagagcagcagcgaTGACCAGACAGAAATGTTCTGCTGCTCCGTCACATCCCCGGAGGACAGAGTCTAAAAAGTGCTCAGCTTCACTGCCATGGCTCAGCAGAGCACCCAGCCTCTCCATCAGCATCAACCCCTGAACCTCAGCATCAGCACCAAAAGCTGACAAGTCTGTAAGAGGACTCAGGACTTTGCAAGCAGATTTGCACTGAATGATGTGGCTGCAGAGTCCGGTTACATCCTCATACTCACTCTGCTTGGTGTTTACAGGACTCGTAGTGTCAAAGAGTATCTTCATGATGGAGCAGGGCAGCCCAGGATTGTTTAACAGCCCAACGAGCAGCAGGTGCTGACATCGGGAGAGGTCTAAGAAGGAGACTTCTGAGTATCCAGGAAAGACAGCTCGCAAGCTTTCATTTGTGATGTGCAGCTGCTTCTCCATAATCCTCCTCATCGCTGGTTTATTGTGGAACCTGGAAAAGACGTGTTCGCAGTACTGGGCCCAGTGAAAAGCTCTGGACAGAGTTTGTTTATCCCACTGCTCCACCACACCGCTCTGCGCCGCCACGGCCAGCAGCTCCACCGTGCTCGCCAAGTCCTTCAGCACCGCCTCCATGTGGCGCTGTCTGCGTTCACAGTTCGGGCTGTGAGCGCCACTGGACACTCACTGTGGAGGAAAGACAACGTTCAAGCGGCTTGCAATCATGTTTGAACGCTGTTGAGCAAGCTAGCGAGCTAGCTACAGGTTAGCTAGATTCCAACTACTACAATTCAACAAACTATAGCGTTAAACTGGACTTCCGGTGGCACGTTtcaaaacaaagtcatttttaacaaatgtgGCTTTTAAGTAACACCAAGCGTTACGCAATGAATACAACACACTTATAAACGAGTATTTTGTGGAAATGAACAAAGTTGCTCTTATACTCACTTTTGTTTTGCCTTTACTGTCGCGCGACAGCCGGTTTGTGGCGCTTAACCACTGCGCATGCGCTCTTGAATCTTCAAGTTTGGCCAGCGattttccttcaaaataaaagccatcGAGTGACTTACCACcataaaaaataccaaaactgAGAAACTGACAcaatatacacattttttttctttttttgttcattttctgcctAACATACATATTAATGCAATAAACTGTCTATATTGTATGCTCAAATCAACTGTAAAAAGAGCGtctaacaaaaaaaatggaatgCATTTCTGACAACAGAGCTATTCACAATTTACGTTTTTCTTATTGTATCTGCTTCCCGGTGATCGTCATGAACTACCATGTTTTCATGAGtgcaaaaatgtgtcaaatttaGTACTCAAAGCAAACATAACTGTAGATTAGGCACAGTCGGGGTCTGTCACATGGTGCAGATTACATGGGCATatagaaaaaaatgtccattcaAACGTGGTGTATCGAAGGATTGAATTTCTCAGACTGACCTGCTGA of Chelmon rostratus isolate fCheRos1 chromosome 6, fCheRos1.pri, whole genome shotgun sequence contains these proteins:
- the fancf gene encoding Fanconi anemia group F protein encodes the protein MEAVLKDLASTVELLAVAAQSGVVEQWDKQTLSRAFHWAQYCEHVFSRFHNKPAMRRIMEKQLHITNESLRAVFPGYSEVSFLDLSRCQHLLLVGLLNNPGLPCSIMKILFDTTSPVNTKQSEYEDVTGLCSHIIQCKSACKVLSPLTDLSAFGADAEVQGLMLMERLGALLSHGSEAEHFLDSVLRGCDGAAEHFCLVIAAALLTTKNSAAQTASQDFLLDWLQKKHSELQHMCCALPPTLLTDLAKEHLKFRNAYCDVLKKWASEMEYNISEAEWVQTSTNRTVSFQELTEHFLNLFEACPSMREDVENELNALKISDGDFDVRGLSVWGDLLSALNK